TCCTGAGGAACCCGTTTTTCCGAAATGTTCAGCCGCGCCATGATTTTGAGACGCGAGGTCAGCGCATCCTTCAGTTTCACGGGAGGGCTCATCACGGTCTTCAGAACGCCGTCCACCCGGAACCGTACGCGCAGCTCTTTTTCGAACGGCTCGATGTGAATGTCACTGGCGCCGCTTCGAAGAGAGTCGACCAGAATGAAATTCACGAGGCGGATGATCGGAGCCTCTTCCGACTGCGATTTCAGCGCCTCGGTATCGAGCTCCTGGTGATCTTCGCCGACAACCTGGAGGTTTTGCCCTTCCTGCTGCTCCGGCTCCGGCAAGTCGTCGAAGACTTTTCGGAGTTCCATATCTTTGGGGCTGCCGTAGTGCTTGTCGATGGCCTCACGAATCTGAGCTTCCGACGCCAGCAGCGGCGTGATCCGCATGCCGGTTCTGAACTTGACTTCGTCAAGCATGACAACGTCGTTGGGATCGGACAGGGCCACAAAGAGCACATTGCCTTCGCGGCGGATAGGCAAAATGGTCAGCCGGGACGCCCAGTCTCTCGGCAGGAGTTTGAGGACGTCGGGATCGACCTCGCAGGATACCGGATCAATGACGTCAATGCCGCACTGGCGTGACAGCACCGAATGCAGAATTTCCTCGGTCAGAAAGCCCAGTTTGATGAGACATCCACCGAGGCGGCCACCCTTGGTTTTTTGATGCTTAAGGGCCTGATCCAATTGATCTTGCGTGATAAAGTCGCCGCTGATGAGCAAATCGCCCAGACGAGTTGACGGTCTGGGGGCGCTGGCGGAGACTTGGCCTGGATCGAGTGCTAACGACTTCATAACTCGATCTGTATCGGCAGACCAGGCCGCGAAGCTTACAGCTAAAGACGCATTATCTTCTATAGGTTACGCCGGGAGGATCTAGAAGAGTCCGACGATGCGTCCGTCCGGAGTGACATCGATCTTGTTCGCTGCAGGAATTTTAGGCAACCCGGGCATTGTCATGATGTCCCCGCAGATGGCGACGACGAATTCGGCGCCGGCCGACAGCCGGACCTCGCGGATCGGAACCACGTGGTGTTTCGGAGCGCCCTTCTTGTCCGGGTCCGTGGTGAAGCTGTACTGCGTTTTAGCAATACAGACCGGTAAATGGCCGTAGCCGCGGTCCTGCAATTCCTTGAAACGGTCGCGGACCTTCTGATCGCCGATAATGTCGTCCGCGCCGTAGATTTCCCGGGCAATGGTCTGAGCCTTTTTCCAAAGCGGCATGTCGTCCGGATAAAGAGGATGGAACTGGGAAGGTGTCGTTTCGATCGTTTTGACAACGGCGTGAGCCAGGTCGGCGGCCCCGGGGCCTCCCCGAGCCCAGTGGTCGGATAAGACGCACTGGACCTCGAGTTGTTTGCAAAGCGCTTGCAGCAACGCCGTTTCGGCGTCGGTATCCGCGCTGAAACGGTTCACGCCCACCAGCACGGGCACACCAAACTTACGGACGTTCTCGACGTGGCGGGCGAGATTAGCGAAGCCTTTTTCGAGAGCTTCGAGGTTCTCCTGCTTGAGCGCATCCTTTGGCACTCCACCGTGCATTTTTAAAGCGCGGACCGTCGCCACAACGACAGCGCAATCCGGTGTCAAGCCCGCCTTGCGGCACTTGATATCCATGAACTTCTCGGCCCCCAGATCGGCACCGAAACCAGCCTCGGTCACGACATAGTCCGCCATCTTCAATGCCGTTCTGGTGGCAATGACGGAGTTACATCCATGAGCGATGTTGGCGAAGGGGCCGCCGTGAATCAGGGCGGGATTGTTCTCGATCGTCTGTACCAGATTCGGAGCGAACGCGTCCTTCAGTAAAGCCGTCATCGCGCCGGCCGCCTCGAACTGCGAAGCTTGAATGTATTTTCGATCTCTGGTCTGCCCGACAATGATGTTTCCGAGGCGTCTCTTCAGATCGTCGAGGTCCGCCGCGAGACAGAAAACCGCCATGATTTCCGAAGCGGCGATGATGTCGAACCCGTCCTGGCGCGGATATCCATTCCCGACCCCGCCCAGCGCTATCGCCATCTCGCGGAGCGAGCGGTCGTTCATATCGATGGCGCGCCGCCAGGAGATTCGTCTCGAATCCAGCTCGAGCGCATTTCCCCAGTACATGTGGTTATCGATCAGTGAAGCCAGCAGGTTGTTGGCAACACCGATAGCGTGGAAGTCGCCGGTGAAATGGAGATTGATGTCCTCCATGGGCACGACCTGCGCGTAACCTCCGCCCGCCGCTCCGCCCTTCACGCCAAAACACGGACCCAGGCTCGGCTCGCGCAGACAGATGATCGCGTTCTTACCGATGTGGTTCAGCGCATCCCCCAGCCCGACGGTCGTCGTCGTCTTACCTTCACCCGCGGTGGTGGGCGTGATGGCGGTGACCAGGATCAATTTCGCATTCGGCCGCGGCGGCAGCGATCTCACATAGTCGAGAGAGACCTTCGCCTTGAAATGCCCGTATAAGAGAAGGTCGCTGAGGTTGATTCCAAGCTTCCGGCTCGCCACCTGGGCGATCGGCTGCATATGGGCTTCTTGAGCGATCTCGATGTCAGTCTTCGGATTCTTATGTTGATCGTGCACAACCTTGAAAGGATAGAACAGTTAGCGCCGGATGACGAAGAGATTAGCCACAAAAACGAACCGGGTTGATTCCTTTTGTGCTTTTTGTGCCCTTTGTGGCTGATCTCCCCTCAGTGAACCAGCACCTGGCTTCCCTCTACCGGTTTCTCCCCAGGCTTCATCACCCACCTCAACGAAAACATGGTGATGGCGGAGATCAACGCTGGAATGGCAGCGGCATAAAACAACTGGCGCGGCATCCAGCCGATCATCAACAAGGCGCCGGCCACCGACGGTCCGGCAATCCCGCCGATGCGGCCAACGCCAAGACCGGAGCCGACTCCGGTCGAACGGAGGTTCGTCGGATAGTAGGTGGCGGCGAGTGCGTTGATGGCGCCCTGCCCGCCGACCACGCAGAAACCGGCGATGAAAACAATGATGAACAACAAGACCAACGACAATGCGGGCGCACCGATTAAGGCGATCGTGATGCACGCGATCAGGAACGCTGTACCTAGGACCGGGATAAAGCCGATCCGCTCAACAACCCAGGAAAAGAAGAACGTTCCGATAACCCCGCCCAGCTGCAAAGTGGTTGCCACCAAGGCCCCGGTGCGGACCGAACCAAAGGCTGCATTCACGACTGTCGGCAACCAGCTCGCCAGGAAATAAAGGTTCAGCAGGTTCATGAAGTTGATGATCCACAGCAGTGTGGTTCCAACAGCACGTCCTTCTGTAAAAAGATGGAGAATCGGAACCCCGCCGCTCTTTTGTTCGTGGACCACATACTCTGTCCGGCTGTCCACGGCAGCGGCCGGATCGATGCGCCGAATCCATTTCGCGAGTTTTTCCGGCGCCTTGCCGCGCAATGCCAGAAACTGAAGCGATTCGGGAAGGAACACCAGCATCAGCGTGCCGATGACCGCAGGTATCGCGCCGCCGACAAGAAACACCGAGCGCCAGCCGAACGCAGGAATCATCCAGGCCGAAATCAATCCGGCCAATGCCGCCCCAACGTTGAAACCATTGGTGACGACGATCATTAATAAGATGCGCATGCGGCGCGGAGAATATTCGCCGACCAGAGCGACGGCGTTCGGCATGATTCCACCAAGACCCATGCCCCCGAAAAACCGGATGGTGCGCAATTCGGCGATCGTGTTGACGCGTGACGTCATCAAGGTCACGACGGAAAAGAATAAAGTCGCACAAATGAGGACGGGTCTGCGGCCGACTTTGTCGGCGACCATGCTGAACAGAAGCGACCCAAACAGAATGCCGACCAGCGCCGCACTGAGAGCCGGCCCCATCTGGGCCATGGGCACGTGCCAATCCTGAATGATGGCGGGAGCAATCGGCCCGAGAGCCTGGACGTCGAAGCCGTCCATGATCAGGCACAGGGCGCAGAGGATGAAAATGCCAATCTGGAAGGAACTGATACCGCTCTTGTCCAGAATGTCCGAAATGTTTATAGCGTTGCGAGATTTAGACACAAAAGGCACATAGCTTTTTTAGCCGCAGATGACGCGGATGACGCAGATGGGGGCGCAAGCACGAACTTGATGCGCCCCCATCTGCGTCATCCGCGTCATCTGCGGCTAAAAAAGTTCTTCCTAAGGTTTATACGGTTTCGACGCCGCTTTCACAATTTCATTCAGCGTCGAAATGTTCTGCAGCGGCGGAGCATTGCTTTTGAATGTGCGGATGTAGGCATAAATATCCTTTGCCTGCTTATCGCTCATCGTGTTCGCCGCAAAGTTCGGCATACTGGCCGACGGCGTTTCCGGCGCGACGTTCGCACGGCCGCGAAGGAACTTGATGAAGTTGTCTTCGGTCGCGAGATTGGTTGTCCAGTGGCCCACGAAAGCACGGCCGGTCTCCCCGTTGAAGCCGTGACAGCCGTAGCAGCTGTAGTTGTAGAACAACGCCTTGCCGTTGGTGGCATTCCCGGTTACCGGACTCGTCGGAGGATTCGGATTACCGGCCACGGCGGCGCCGCGGCCACCGCCGCGGCCCTGAGCCAGGAACATGACGGGAACGGCCAGGGCCACAATAACGATTCGTGAAATGAGATTTTTCTTCACGGTAATTACCTCGGTTGCGTAACGACGTCGATCATGTAGGGATCGCCCCGCTTGACGCTTTCGACGCCACGTTTCAGTGCCGCAGCCAGCAGCTTCGGATCCGAGATCGGACCTTCGCCCGCCATGCCATACCCAGCGGCCATCTTCGCGTAATCGATATAGGGATTCCGCAAACTGGTGCCGATATGTCCCCGATCGGTTCCGCGGCCGCGCACGCCGGCCATATATTCGACGAACATCAATTCCTGATGCCAGGCGCGATTGTTGTGCATGACAGTCAGCATCGGCAGCTTGTGGTGGACAGCCGTCCACAAAATGCCGGGGGCATAGTTCAAATCACCATCCGTCTGGACATTGACGACGATACGGCCGCGGCTTTTCGCCGCGAGCGCCGCGCCGACCGAAGCAGGAGCGCCGTATCCCATACCGCCCGCGCCCTGTCCACCGAGATAGCTGTACGGCTTGTTGTGATCCCAGAGCTGGGCGTTGTGTCCGCCGGAGAAACTGCTGGGAGAAGAGAGGCACCAGTCTTCATTCATGATGAGCGGCCAGAGTTCGGAATAGATTCGCGCAGTTGAAACGGGGCTGCCGTCCCAGCCGGCCCGTTTCGCTTCGACAGCCTGCTTGACGGCTTCGACATGGGCTTTCTGGTTGGCTTCCGTATGTTTCGCAGTGCGGTCTTGAATCGTTCGTTTTTTGTCGGCTGTCAGTTGCCGGTTCACTTCGTCGATGATGCCCGGCAGACTGGCTTCCGCGTCGGCGGTGAGATTCATGCTCACACCGGCAGCGGCGCCGCCGCCCCTGCCGCCTCGGCCGCCACCGTTTCTGCCGCCGGTTCGGCCGCCGCCGTTCGGAGCAATGCCGCCGAACCCGACATTCATCGCATCACGAGGGAGCAGCGTCGCAAGGCCGGGTCCGGTAATCGAAGCCTGGGCACCGGCGGATTCCAGACCGAGCGTGTAATCGTAGTTGGTGTCTGCGCCCGGGCCGCAGAGCGGATGACGCTGCGGGAAACTCATCGGGCCGTTCGTCGCCGCGGTGCTCGTCGAGGCACCGACCAATTCGGCCAGCTGGACGGCGTTCTTGACGCCTTGCGGCGTCCGCAGACGGCCAACGGCGATGCGCGGATTTTTCGCATCGAGCAGGCCCGCGGCGATCTCCCTGGACTGGGCCGCCTCGATGCCGGCGATGCGCGGCGCCTGCCAGGCGGGAACCTTCGCGGTCTTGGCTTCGTCCTTCTGGATTTCCGTGTCGAGTACCACCAGCGTGGGCGCTTGAGGCGGAGTGATGGCCTCATTATAAGCGCGCTGAATGGCCGTCATGGCTTCATCGAGGGTCTTTGGCTGCGCATCCCATTTTGTAAAGCTGCGAACCATGGCCGCCATGTCGTTTGCCGTATGCGCCGCGATGAAACTCTTATCGCGGCCCGCCAGCAGAAGGATGGGCGTCCGATCGTAGTACGCCTGATAGATGGACATCGACGCGTGTTGAATTCCGATCGTGCCATGCAACAGGGCGCACATCGGTTTGCCTTCGGCTTTGCCGTAGCCGTGCGCCATGGTGACGGCGGATTCTTCGTGAAGCGCCGTGATGAATTCCGGCGTTTTGTTCGGCGGATTGCCGTAATTGATCAACGACTCCTGCAGCCCTTCGAAGCTGGAGCCCGGGTTCGCGGCGACATATTCGATCTGGAGGTCCCGCAGGACCTGAGTCATCAGATCGGATCCTGGACGCGTGATGGTGCGCGCCGTGACCGGCGGCGGCGTGACATTCCCGGCATCGCGGTCAATCTGTCCCTGGGTTGGAGGAGGAACAGCCCCGGCGCGGGCGGGCGCAGCTGCGGCGCGCTGTGTGGCAGCGCCGGCACCGGCCTGCTGGGCTTCGGCCGCTTCAACACTGGTCACGAGAGCGGCCGCGCCGGCGGCCGCGCCCTTTAAAAAACCTCGACGATTTACGGAGCTCTTCGACTTGGACATTATTAATCCTCCTGAGAACTGAGTTCAGTTCGCATTCGACTGCGGCGCCCTGCACACGAAGTTGGCCGCGTCATTTGTACTGCCTACACCTTTGTACTGCGCGGCCTGCGGGTAAGGGCAAAGCGGCCGCGCCATGTCGACTCGATTGTTGGTTACGTGATATGCCTGCATTTGATCCGGCGCCAAGCCCGACTCACGCCAGCGCTCGAGCGCGCCCATGTAATTCACCTGACTCGGGCCGGGGCCGCCCTGACAATGTCCCATGCCGGGGATCATGAACAGCCGGATCCAGTTATCCTGCTTCGCTCCCATCTTCGACAGCACGCTGCTGTAATAATTGATGGTATTGCCTGGAGAGATGGCGGTGTCATTCCAGCCGTGATACAGAATCAGCTTCCCGCCGCGGGCCTTGAACGCCGAGAGATCCGGGTTGATCGCGTTCACGATGTTGCCGACTTTTTCGTCGACCATTTTCAGATCGCGATCCAGATCGAACGTTTTCCAGTCCCAGTTGGCGTTGTCATACGCGACGAGGAATGATCCGAGCGAGACGGCCTGGGGCGCCTGGCCGCCGGCAATAGCGTTCCAGCCGGTTTCGCTGCCGAATTCCTTGCCCGGAAAAACGACCTCGCCGCTTTTGGTCTTCGCCGGAGCGTACATGCGCTTGACTGCATCAAGCTGCGGAGCCGTGAGGCAGTTCTCAGACTCGCCGGCTTTGCACAAAAGCACCGCCGGATCGAACTTGCACGAACGGGGATTCGTCAGCAGGCCGTCCTTGACCTTGTCCTTCTCATCACAGGCTGCCAGAACGGCCTTGTTCAGCATTGCGGCCTTCGCCGCGGGAACGACCTGAGCGGGGTCTTTCAGGACCGGGACGGCTACGCTGAGGTCCCAGGTATGCAAATGCGTCTGGTAATTCGCCGGCGCGCCGGCAACGATGGCGTCGAAGTCTTCGGGATAGCGTTGCGCCTCCATTAATCCCTGGCGGCCACCCGTCGAGCATCCATTCCAGTAGGAATATTTCGGCAAGCGATCATAGAACGTCATCATGATCGCCTTCGACTTGACGGTGGATTCGTGGACGGCCCGGTACGCGAAATCGACCAGCTTTTCCGGATGCTCGATTGCAAAATTCGCGGCGCCGCCTTTATGTCCCGTGTCTGTCGATGCGGTGGCATAACCCTCCTGGAGGGCCGAGGCCAAAGCCGGATAACTGATCACGCCAGCCCAGCCGCCACCGCCGACAAACTCAAACTTTCCATTCCAGTTCTCGGGCAGCCACACTTCCAGGCTGATTTCGGAATCCGCCGACGGCTTGAGCGTCGCAGCGATCCGGCAAAATGCCGGCACCTGCAATCCCGCAGGCGCGCCACCCCGTTGTCCGCCGCTGCCTCCTCCTGGAGGTGTGAAATTCCCGGCCGGAACAGACTCCGCCATCGTTATCGTTGTGTTGGGAAGTGAAACGGATTTCAGGCTTGCGCATGGGGCAGTGGCCAGCGCGGTGCTGAAAAGCACGACTGCAATGCTTGAGATCATTTATGCCTCCCGAATGTGGGCAAAATTATCACAGAATTTCATGGACAGGCACGAAAAACGGCGTATACGTGACCATTTACGGCCGGAGTTTCCGTGTCTATAATCTACCTGCAATACTCGTCGGGGAAATTGTTGAGAGGAGTGGGTCTATGAGGCGTCGTCTGCTTGCCCTTACGGCTCTGTCCGGCTTACTGCTGGCAGCCGGACCGGTGCTCGCGCATCATTCGTTCGCGGCGGAGTACGATAGCAACAAGCCCATCAAGTTTCAGGGCAAAGTCACCAAAGTCGAGTGGGCGAATCCTCATGTTTACTTCTATGTAGACGCGAAGGATGAGGCCGGCAAAGAGATAAACTACGCGGTTGAAACAGGCGCGCCGAACGGACTTTACCGTCAAGGATGGAGAAAAGACTCCTTGAAAGTCGGCGACATCGTCACCATCGAGGGCTTCCGGGCGAAAGACGGATCCAATACGGTAAATGCCCGAAACGTCATGCTGCCGGACGGCCGGAAAGTCTTTGCCGGATCTGCCGATGACGGCGGCCCCGGCGCGCAGAAGCCCTGAGCCTCAACATTAGTTTCTGGAGGCGCCGCCAAAACGCGAAAACCCTCAATAGCGCTCTGACCTAAACCCAGACGGCGGGCCACTATAGATATCGACAAAAGTCTATCCGTTGCGTAGAGTGCCGCTCTGGGTGAGTGATGAAGGAACAAAGCTCAAACATCGATCTGCATCGTTTACAAGTGCTGCTGGAAGCGGCCAGGCTGCTGAACTCGACCCTTGAACTGAACGAAATCACACAAATCATCCTCGATGTCGTTCGGCCTGAAGTGCATGTTGAACGGCTCTCCGTGTTCGTCGTCGATCGCGCAAAGGGAGTCCTCCGATCGATTGTTGCGCATGAGGTGAACAATCGAGACATCTTCGTGCCGCTCGGGATCGGGATCGCTGGAACGGTGGCGAAAACGGGCGAGGTGCTCGATATACCGGATGCCTATGCGGATCCGCGCTTTGCACGCGCGTTCGATCAGCGGCTCGGGTACCATACAAAGGACCTCTTTACACTGCCGGTTTGCGATCGAAAAGGCGAAATCATCGGTGTGCTCCAGCTTCTGAACCGCCTCCGGCCTATCACCGATTCGGACCGCGAATTCCTGCTGGGAATTTCGGTCTACATTGGCCTCGCTCTCCAGAATGCCTGGTCCCACGCGCAACTCCGCGAAGAAGAGAGCTTCGGGCAGAGCCTTCTTTCCCTCTGTGACCGCCTTGCGGAAACCGAACGGCTCTCATTGACTTCACAGGCGTTTAATTACGTCGTCCGGGAAATCAGCAATCCTCTGGCGGTCGCAATGGGATACACGGACCTGGCGCAC
The Terriglobia bacterium genome window above contains:
- a CDS encoding GAF domain-containing sensor histidine kinase, which produces MKEQSSNIDLHRLQVLLEAARLLNSTLELNEITQIILDVVRPEVHVERLSVFVVDRAKGVLRSIVAHEVNNRDIFVPLGIGIAGTVAKTGEVLDIPDAYADPRFARAFDQRLGYHTKDLFTLPVCDRKGEIIGVLQLLNRLRPITDSDREFLLGISVYIGLALQNAWSHAQLREEESFGQSLLSLCDRLAETERLSLTSQAFNYVVREISNPLAVAMGYTDLAHSHPGVPEQVRGYLTKISQGIDQTATAARQFRSFINSAAPKLRPIALSDVLWQITHLRAQQWAAQNIDASMLILKAPPVLADEAQMQLVVLYLLQNAEATLGDGDPSRELRITLSAGGEQVRVEISRTGPASGEELQTRIYESPFTGTKQLSVSTLGLALASGIVEQHNGRLRLESGGDKGDTLVVELPAYLRDAAG
- a CDS encoding thiamine pyrophosphate-dependent enzyme, which translates into the protein MSKSKSSVNRRGFLKGAAAGAAALVTSVEAAEAQQAGAGAATQRAAAAPARAGAVPPPTQGQIDRDAGNVTPPPVTARTITRPGSDLMTQVLRDLQIEYVAANPGSSFEGLQESLINYGNPPNKTPEFITALHEESAVTMAHGYGKAEGKPMCALLHGTIGIQHASMSIYQAYYDRTPILLLAGRDKSFIAAHTANDMAAMVRSFTKWDAQPKTLDEAMTAIQRAYNEAITPPQAPTLVVLDTEIQKDEAKTAKVPAWQAPRIAGIEAAQSREIAAGLLDAKNPRIAVGRLRTPQGVKNAVQLAELVGASTSTAATNGPMSFPQRHPLCGPGADTNYDYTLGLESAGAQASITGPGLATLLPRDAMNVGFGGIAPNGGGRTGGRNGGGRGGRGGGAAAGVSMNLTADAEASLPGIIDEVNRQLTADKKRTIQDRTAKHTEANQKAHVEAVKQAVEAKRAGWDGSPVSTARIYSELWPLIMNEDWCLSSPSSFSGGHNAQLWDHNKPYSYLGGQGAGGMGYGAPASVGAALAAKSRGRIVVNVQTDGDLNYAPGILWTAVHHKLPMLTVMHNNRAWHQELMFVEYMAGVRGRGTDRGHIGTSLRNPYIDYAKMAAGYGMAGEGPISDPKLLAAALKRGVESVKRGDPYMIDVVTQPR
- a CDS encoding tannase/feruloyl esterase family alpha/beta hydrolase — its product is MISSIAVVLFSTALATAPCASLKSVSLPNTTITMAESVPAGNFTPPGGGSGGQRGGAPAGLQVPAFCRIAATLKPSADSEISLEVWLPENWNGKFEFVGGGGWAGVISYPALASALQEGYATASTDTGHKGGAANFAIEHPEKLVDFAYRAVHESTVKSKAIMMTFYDRLPKYSYWNGCSTGGRQGLMEAQRYPEDFDAIVAGAPANYQTHLHTWDLSVAVPVLKDPAQVVPAAKAAMLNKAVLAACDEKDKVKDGLLTNPRSCKFDPAVLLCKAGESENCLTAPQLDAVKRMYAPAKTKSGEVVFPGKEFGSETGWNAIAGGQAPQAVSLGSFLVAYDNANWDWKTFDLDRDLKMVDEKVGNIVNAINPDLSAFKARGGKLILYHGWNDTAISPGNTINYYSSVLSKMGAKQDNWIRLFMIPGMGHCQGGPGPSQVNYMGALERWRESGLAPDQMQAYHVTNNRVDMARPLCPYPQAAQYKGVGSTNDAANFVCRAPQSNAN
- a CDS encoding DUF6152 family protein — encoded protein: MRRRLLALTALSGLLLAAGPVLAHHSFAAEYDSNKPIKFQGKVTKVEWANPHVYFYVDAKDEAGKEINYAVETGAPNGLYRQGWRKDSLKVGDIVTIEGFRAKDGSNTVNARNVMLPDGRKVFAGSADDGGPGAQKP
- a CDS encoding ATPase, T2SS/T4P/T4SS family produces the protein MKSLALDPGQVSASAPRPSTRLGDLLISGDFITQDQLDQALKHQKTKGGRLGGCLIKLGFLTEEILHSVLSRQCGIDVIDPVSCEVDPDVLKLLPRDWASRLTILPIRREGNVLFVALSDPNDVVMLDEVKFRTGMRITPLLASEAQIREAIDKHYGSPKDMELRKVFDDLPEPEQQEGQNLQVVGEDHQELDTEALKSQSEEAPIIRLVNFILVDSLRSGASDIHIEPFEKELRVRFRVDGVLKTVMSPPVKLKDALTSRLKIMARLNISEKRVPQDGRIRIRTRVTGKLKDLDFRVSVLPCLFGEKIVLRLLDK
- a CDS encoding cytochrome c, producing the protein MKKNLISRIVIVALAVPVMFLAQGRGGGRGAAVAGNPNPPTSPVTGNATNGKALFYNYSCYGCHGFNGETGRAFVGHWTTNLATEDNFIKFLRGRANVAPETPSASMPNFAANTMSDKQAKDIYAYIRTFKSNAPPLQNISTLNEIVKAASKPYKP
- a CDS encoding formate--tetrahydrofolate ligase, whose amino-acid sequence is MHDQHKNPKTDIEIAQEAHMQPIAQVASRKLGINLSDLLLYGHFKAKVSLDYVRSLPPRPNAKLILVTAITPTTAGEGKTTTTVGLGDALNHIGKNAIICLREPSLGPCFGVKGGAAGGGYAQVVPMEDINLHFTGDFHAIGVANNLLASLIDNHMYWGNALELDSRRISWRRAIDMNDRSLREMAIALGGVGNGYPRQDGFDIIAASEIMAVFCLAADLDDLKRRLGNIIVGQTRDRKYIQASQFEAAGAMTALLKDAFAPNLVQTIENNPALIHGGPFANIAHGCNSVIATRTALKMADYVVTEAGFGADLGAEKFMDIKCRKAGLTPDCAVVVATVRALKMHGGVPKDALKQENLEALEKGFANLARHVENVRKFGVPVLVGVNRFSADTDAETALLQALCKQLEVQCVLSDHWARGGPGAADLAHAVVKTIETTPSQFHPLYPDDMPLWKKAQTIAREIYGADDIIGDQKVRDRFKELQDRGYGHLPVCIAKTQYSFTTDPDKKGAPKHHVVPIREVRLSAGAEFVVAICGDIMTMPGLPKIPAANKIDVTPDGRIVGLF
- a CDS encoding MFS transporter: MSKSRNAINISDILDKSGISSFQIGIFILCALCLIMDGFDVQALGPIAPAIIQDWHVPMAQMGPALSAALVGILFGSLLFSMVADKVGRRPVLICATLFFSVVTLMTSRVNTIAELRTIRFFGGMGLGGIMPNAVALVGEYSPRRMRILLMIVVTNGFNVGAALAGLISAWMIPAFGWRSVFLVGGAIPAVIGTLMLVFLPESLQFLALRGKAPEKLAKWIRRIDPAAAVDSRTEYVVHEQKSGGVPILHLFTEGRAVGTTLLWIINFMNLLNLYFLASWLPTVVNAAFGSVRTGALVATTLQLGGVIGTFFFSWVVERIGFIPVLGTAFLIACITIALIGAPALSLVLLFIIVFIAGFCVVGGQGAINALAATYYPTNLRSTGVGSGLGVGRIGGIAGPSVAGALLMIGWMPRQLFYAAAIPALISAITMFSLRWVMKPGEKPVEGSQVLVH